One Halobacterium wangiae genomic window, GGGACGGAGCCGTACGTCCGCGTGTACGCCGAGAGCGACGACGTCGACGCACTGGTAGACGACGTCGCCGCCGTCGTCGAGGACGCCGTGCGTTCGGCCTGAGCCGGACGACGATTTCTGGCCGGTCGCCCCCTGAAACGACGCTTTTATCAGGGTACGTACTACTCGTTAGAGCCAACTATGTCCGACTTCGATCGGCGCGAGTTCATCAAGGCAACGGCGGGACTTGGAGCGGTCGGTCTCGGCGGCATCGCTGGCTGTACCGGCGGCCCCTCGGACGGCGACGAGGACACGACGACCTCGACGACCACGACCTCGGACGACTCCGGGACGGACACCGAGACGACGACCGAGCAGTCCGACCCGACACAGATCGGGATGGTGTACGCGACGGGCGGACTCGGCGACGGGTCGTTCAACGACCAGGCCCAGCAGGGCATCCAGCAGGCTGCCGAGGACTTCAACGTCGAGTACGACGAGACCCAGCCCGACGACGTCCCGCAGTTCAGTAACTACCAGCAGCAGCTCGCGAGCTCCACCGACCCGGACTACGACCTGGTCTCCTGTATCGGGTTCCTGCAGGCGGACGCGCTCAGTGAGACGTCCGAGAGCTACCCCGACCAGAACTTCCAGATTGTCGACTCCGTCGTCGAGGCGAACAACGTCGGAAACTACGTCTTCCAGGAGCACGAGGGCTCGTACCTCGTCGGCGTGCTCGCTGCGATGCTGACGTCCCAGAGCTTCGAAGCGGGTGCCGGCTCCACGAACCCGGAGGCCTCGACCGTCGGCTTCGTCGGCGGCGTCGAGGGCGCGCTCATCGGGAAGTTCGAGGCAGGGTTCAAGGCGGGCGTTCAGGCCGTCGACGAGAACATCGAGGTCCAGACGTCCTACGTGGGTAGCTTCAACGACCCGAGCGGCGGGCAGGAGGCCGCCCTCGCGATGTACAACGACGGCGCGGACGTCGTCTACCACGCCTCCGGCAACACCGGCACCGGTGTGTTCCAGGCGGCCCAGGAGCAGGGTCGGTTCGCCATCGGCGTCGACCGCGACCAGTCCGTGACGAAGGACAGCTACCAGGACGTCATCCTGGCGAGCATGGTCAAGCGCGTCGACACGGCAGTGTACAACGCCGTCGAAGCGACGGTCAACGACGAGTTCGAGGGTGGCAGTACCACGACGCTCGGCCTGGAGCAGGACGGTGTGGCCTGCGTCTACGGTCAGCAGCTCGGCTCGGAGATCCCCGAGGACTCGAAGACC contains:
- a CDS encoding BMP family lipoprotein: MSDFDRREFIKATAGLGAVGLGGIAGCTGGPSDGDEDTTTSTTTTSDDSGTDTETTTEQSDPTQIGMVYATGGLGDGSFNDQAQQGIQQAAEDFNVEYDETQPDDVPQFSNYQQQLASSTDPDYDLVSCIGFLQADALSETSESYPDQNFQIVDSVVEANNVGNYVFQEHEGSYLVGVLAAMLTSQSFEAGAGSTNPEASTVGFVGGVEGALIGKFEAGFKAGVQAVDENIEVQTSYVGSFNDPSGGQEAALAMYNDGADVVYHASGNTGTGVFQAAQEQGRFAIGVDRDQSVTKDSYQDVILASMVKRVDTAVYNAVEATVNDEFEGGSTTTLGLEQDGVACVYGQQLGSEIPEDSKTAVSDARDGIIAGDISVPQDPSNV